In the genome of Candidatus Bathyarchaeum sp., the window TGGAGACCTAATACGGTTGCAGAGCCTGCTGCGACTCCAAGAATTAGTTCAGTTAGTATGGCATTTTGGAAAAACAGGGCAAATACTGCCATGGCATCAAAAACCAACGCGATTGCAAGGTATTGGTAGCACCAGCCTTTCATGCTCATTCCGCCCATGGGGTCGTTTATTCCAACGCCAAAATACATTAAAACGAAAAGTACTACGAAACCTGCTACGAAGTAAATCAAATATATTCACCAACGAAGTTGTTAATAAAACGGGTTTGCGGTGAAACCAATATAAACCTTCTGTAAACACTTGCAACGGACTAGTTTACGCAAAAACGGAGTCTGATTTGGGCTAAAAAACGTAGTAGAAGATTTTAAAAGTTCTAAAACGCTAAACAGGAAAACACTTCGTGCAATTACATAAAGGATGGAAATTAAATGGTGAGAATAATAACAGTTTTCAGAGGATTACTAGCATTTCTCACTGCTATCCCCGTGAAAATGGGCGAAAGTTTTCTGGACATTTCTGCCCGTTACATGTTCTTGTTTCCAGTCATCGGAGCAGTCATCGGAGTTCTCGTTGGCACATATGGGTATCTAGCAAACAAGATCATGTTCTTTGTTTTCGGAACCCTAAACAATCTGCTGTTTTCTGGAGCCCATGAAGTCTTTTTTGATTTTGCCGCAAAAGGCCTAGCAGGAATTGTAACCATGGCTTTTCTTCTCCTTATTATCGGGCTACAGCACACAGACGGACTAGTTGACGTCGGAAACGCCCTAGGAATACGCAAAGCCAGCCTCAAAGAAAAAATGGACATCGCCCACGTATGGACAGTCACCCCCACAGGAGCCTTTTTTGCGTTGGCTGTTTCCTTTTTGACTTTCTTGCTTATTTTCCTCACAAACAATGATACAATTATTCCTGCATTAATCGTCGCTGAAGTATGCGCCAAACTGGCCATGGTAACAACTGCATGGCAAGGAACCTCTCCCCCAGAAAAACTAGAAGACAAACGAGGTAAAGGCAGAAGCTTCATCGAGTTCATAAGAAAAAACAACAAACTATACGCAATTTCGTTAGCAATCTCTCTTGCTTTTAGCGTTCCCTTGTTTGGTTTAACTGGCGTGTTTGCCGTAGCCGCAGGAATGCTAGTTGGCGCCTTTATGATAGTTTTAGCCAACCGTGTTTTCGGAGGCGTAAACGGCGACATTTTTGGAGCAACCAACGAACTCGCCCGAATGTTTGCCCTGTTTGTGGTGGTGTTTCTATAAACATGCAGATTCCTGTAATGATTATGGCAGGGGGAAAAGGAACCCGCTTTAGCAGTGAACTGGAAAAGCCAATGGCTTTGTTTATGGGTAAACCTTTGATACGAAGAGTCATCGACGCAACCAAACAAGCAAAAAAAATCTCTGAAATTTACGTGGCTGTTACTTCTATTAGTCCAAAAACTGCTAAAGAAGCAAAAAAAGCTGGAGTAACTGTTATTGAAACTGACGGAAACGGATACCACGAAGACGTCCAACAAGCAGTTCAGAAAATAAATTTGCTTTGTCCAGTTTTGATTATTTCTTCTGACCTTCCCTTGGTTAGTGGCGAATTTTTGGATGAAATAATCTCAAAGTATGAACAATCAGGCAAATCTGCGCTAACGGTTATGATTCCAGAAGAGGCGTTTCGCAAGTTTGGTTTAGAAGCAGTTTCCCTTTATGAACATAAAGGCAAAATGTATGCGGTTTCTGGGATTAACATAATTGATGGTAAACGAATTTTGGAAGAACAAGACCAAGAAGTAATTTCTAGCAGCAGACCAGAAGCTGTTTTCACGGTTAATTCATTAAATGATTTAGAAGCTGTGAAACAGTATGTGGCAAAAAATAAAGGAAACTAACCATTAGTTTTTGTTTCCCAAGGATTTTATCTGGTCTATTAGTCTCTTGTTTTCTTCGGGTTTTCTCACAGCAACTCTGAAAAATTTGTCATCTAAGCCGTCAAAGTCTTTGCAGTCCCTGATTAGTAGTCCTTGTTTTGCCAATTCTTCTTTTAGTTTAGTGGAAGTTAAATCTGGGCGGATAATTTCTATCAACAAAAAGTTTGTTTCAGAGGGATAAACCTTCAACCAAAGAATTGGACTGAACAAGTCGACCATTTGGGCTCGGCTTTTTGTGATAAGGCTTCTAGAATCATTGATATATTGGCTGTCTTTGATTGCAGCTTGGGTAGCAAACATGGCTAGGCTGTTTACGCTCCATGCCATTTTTGTGTTTTTCAAAACATTAATCAAATCAGGAGAAGCAATCCCAAAACCAATTCTGATTCCAGCTAGACCAAAAAATTTTGTTAACGACCTTAGAACAAACAGGTTATTGTATTCATTAACATACTCTGCCATGGTGTACTGTTT includes:
- a CDS encoding adenosylcobinamide-GDP ribazoletransferase — its product is MVRIITVFRGLLAFLTAIPVKMGESFLDISARYMFLFPVIGAVIGVLVGTYGYLANKIMFFVFGTLNNLLFSGAHEVFFDFAAKGLAGIVTMAFLLLIIGLQHTDGLVDVGNALGIRKASLKEKMDIAHVWTVTPTGAFFALAVSFLTFLLIFLTNNDTIIPALIVAEVCAKLAMVTTAWQGTSPPEKLEDKRGKGRSFIEFIRKNNKLYAISLAISLAFSVPLFGLTGVFAVAAGMLVGAFMIVLANRVFGGVNGDIFGATNELARMFALFVVVFL
- a CDS encoding NTP transferase domain-containing protein, producing MQIPVMIMAGGKGTRFSSELEKPMALFMGKPLIRRVIDATKQAKKISEIYVAVTSISPKTAKEAKKAGVTVIETDGNGYHEDVQQAVQKINLLCPVLIISSDLPLVSGEFLDEIISKYEQSGKSALTVMIPEEAFRKFGLEAVSLYEHKGKMYAVSGINIIDGKRILEEQDQEVISSSRPEAVFTVNSLNDLEAVKQYVAKNKGN